The Campylobacter concisus sequence TCCAAGCGATCACACCGCTCACAGCGAGCAAGAGAGTGAAAATTCTTAATGCAAAAGATATTTTTTAAAACATTTGGATGTCGCACAAATATCTATGATACTGAGCTTTTAAAGAGCTATATCAAGGACTACGAGATCACAAACGATGAAGAGAGCGCTGATATCGTGGTCATAAACTCATGCACAGTTACAAATTCTGCTGATAGCGGTGTCAGAAACTACATAAACGGCGTAAAAAGGCGCGGGGCAAAGGTGGTGCTGACTGGGTGTGGCGCGGTTAGTAAGGGCAAAGAGCTATTTAATAGCGGTATATTTGGTGTGCTTGGAGCTAGCAAAAAGAGTGATCTAAATGAGCTTTTAAAGCAGGAGAAACCATTTTTTGAGCTTGGAAATTTAAACTCAGTCGATAAAAATATAGTTACAAATTACGAAAATCACACAAAGGCTTTTATAAAAATTCAGGAAGGTTGCAACTTTAACTGCAGCTACTGCATCATCCCTTCGGTTCGTGGTAAGGCTAGAAGCATGGATGAGGCTATGATATTAAAAGAGGCAAGAATTTTAGCCCAAAACGGCTATAATGAGCTTGTCTTAACGGGTACAAATATAGGCAGTTACGGCAAAGACACAAATAGCTCTCTTGGTAAGCTTTTGGCAAACTTAGGTAAAATTTCTGGCATTAGACGCATTAGGCTTGGAAGCATTGAGCCAAGCCAGATAGATGAGAGCTTTAGAGAAATTTTAAAAGAAGAGTGGCTGGAGCGTCATCTTCACATCGCACTTCAGCACACAAGCCAAGCGATGCTAAAGATCATGCGAAGACGAAATAACGCATTTAGTGATCTGGAGCTTTTTAATGAGCTAAGTTCTCTTGGCTTTGCGCTTGGTACGGACTACATCGTGGGTCATCCAGGCGAGAGTGAGGAAATTTGGGCAGAGGCGGTGGAAAATTTTAAAAAATTTCCTATCACACATCTGCATGCTTTTGTCTATTCGCCAAGGCGTGATACGCACTCAGCTACGCTAAAAAGCGATGTTGGCGGTGATGTGGCAAAAAGTAGGCTAAAAATTTTACAAGGCATAGCTTTGCAAAATAATGAAAATTTTAGAAAAAAGCATAACGGAGCTTTGAAAATTTTAGTCGAGCAAAAAAATGGTGAGTTTTACGAAGGTTTTGATCAGTTTTACAACAAAGCTAAAATTTTAAGCCAAAAAGATATAACAAAAGAGTGGGTGGAGGTAAGCGAATATGAAGTTAAGCCAGATGCCAATTATGCAAAAATTTAAATTTAATAAGAAAAATATCCTAATAATCGCAGCTATCGCATTAATCAGCGTGTTGCTATTTGCCGTTAGCAAAGAGCCACGAAATATCACATATTCGCAATATATGCAGCTAATGGATGGAAATTTTATAGACCGCGCTGTAATCGATGACGATGAAGTCGTGCTTTATGCACAAAACAATCGTTTTTCAATTATAAAAGAGGGCATCGATCTAAAAGAGCTTATAAAAAAGGTGCCTGTTGAAAAGACTAAGCAATATA is a genomic window containing:
- the mtaB gene encoding tRNA (N(6)-L-threonylcarbamoyladenosine(37)-C(2))-methylthiotransferase MtaB; translated protein: MQKIFFKTFGCRTNIYDTELLKSYIKDYEITNDEESADIVVINSCTVTNSADSGVRNYINGVKRRGAKVVLTGCGAVSKGKELFNSGIFGVLGASKKSDLNELLKQEKPFFELGNLNSVDKNIVTNYENHTKAFIKIQEGCNFNCSYCIIPSVRGKARSMDEAMILKEARILAQNGYNELVLTGTNIGSYGKDTNSSLGKLLANLGKISGIRRIRLGSIEPSQIDESFREILKEEWLERHLHIALQHTSQAMLKIMRRRNNAFSDLELFNELSSLGFALGTDYIVGHPGESEEIWAEAVENFKKFPITHLHAFVYSPRRDTHSATLKSDVGGDVAKSRLKILQGIALQNNENFRKKHNGALKILVEQKNGEFYEGFDQFYNKAKILSQKDITKEWVEVSEYEVKPDANYAKI